One Corallococcus exiguus DNA segment encodes these proteins:
- a CDS encoding LysR family transcriptional regulator, producing the protein MDDIPFTQLQAFLAVARANSFIGAARELSISRSAVSQSVQQLEERLRVVLVQRTTRSVSLTDAGRRLVDRVGPVFAQTAAALEEVSAKHGEVVGRLRLSVPHAAVSLILEPVLPTFRERCPRVEIELVLDERFVDIVAGGYDAGVRLSESIERDMVQVRLTEPFRFVVVGSPGYLAKHGRPRRPEDLLEHECITFRSPTTGALYAWELERGRKSWRVPVRGGIATNDGLLCSTLAKRGLGLAYSPEAWIRDELRRGELEVVLEEYAPMVPGYFLYYPSRNQQSVPLRRFVETAKELLLGR; encoded by the coding sequence ATGGACGACATCCCGTTTACGCAGCTCCAGGCATTCCTGGCGGTCGCCCGTGCCAACAGCTTCATCGGCGCCGCTCGCGAGCTCAGCATCTCGCGCTCGGCCGTGAGTCAGTCCGTGCAGCAGCTCGAGGAGCGCCTGCGGGTGGTACTCGTTCAGCGCACGACGCGGAGCGTCTCTCTTACGGACGCTGGGCGCCGCCTCGTCGACCGTGTCGGCCCCGTTTTCGCCCAGACCGCCGCCGCGCTCGAGGAGGTCTCCGCGAAGCATGGTGAGGTCGTCGGGCGACTCCGGCTCTCAGTGCCGCATGCGGCGGTGTCGCTCATCCTTGAACCCGTGCTGCCAACGTTCCGCGAGAGATGCCCTCGTGTCGAGATCGAGCTCGTTCTCGACGAGCGCTTCGTGGACATCGTCGCAGGCGGTTACGACGCCGGCGTTCGCCTCAGCGAGAGCATTGAGCGTGACATGGTGCAAGTGCGACTCACAGAGCCTTTCCGCTTCGTCGTGGTCGGCTCACCCGGCTACCTGGCCAAGCACGGCCGTCCGCGGCGCCCCGAGGACCTGCTCGAGCATGAGTGCATCACGTTCCGGTCGCCGACAACTGGCGCGCTGTACGCGTGGGAACTGGAGCGGGGTCGCAAGTCCTGGCGCGTTCCGGTGCGCGGCGGCATTGCAACCAACGACGGACTCCTGTGCTCGACGCTTGCGAAGCGAGGGCTCGGCCTCGCGTACTCGCCGGAAGCATGGATCCGCGATGAATTGCGTCGGGGAGAACTCGAGGTCGTGCTCGAAGAATATGCCCCCATGGTGCCGGGGTACTTTCTCTACTACCCAAGCCGCAACCAGCAGTCGGTGCCCCTGCGCCGCTTCGTGGAAACCGCGAAGGAACTGCTGTTGGGGCGGTAA
- a CDS encoding non-ribosomal peptide synthetase, with protein MEGALRAHPAVKEAVVVAKGQGAGDKRLVAYVVGHGPEPLDVSPLRQALGSRLPEYMVPSAFVTLEALPLTSNGKVDRKALPEPDGALLERAREYVAPRTDAEKSLADVWTQVLGAERVGVHDSFFELGGHSLLATRAISRIREALKVELPLKALFDAPTVAELASLLQRSAMAPTTQAPPLVRADRSGPLPLSFAQQRLWFLEQLAPGGSRYNIPAVFQLEGALDVAALRHALHALQQRHESLRTSFRGESGQVWQVIASEVEPVLELVDLRSIPDAEREAEALRQATQEAQRPFDLGRSPLLRTLLLRLGEHTHVLVLTVHHIVFDGWSTQVLVRDLTALYDAHRRGHEAPLPPLSMQYADYAVWQRAWLQGEALESQLAWWRAQLDGAPPALELPTDKPRPAAQSSRGASHPVSLPRELVERLKALGQREGATPFMVMLAAFQALLYRYSGQDDISVGSPGAGRGQLELEGVIGFFINTLVLRTRMPGPLTFQELLARVREVTLGAHAHQDVPFERLVDELRPERDLSRNPLFQAWFVLNPEESLAHVLPGLTLRPLALEDSTTQFDLTLSLVDSPDGFSGALSYATDLFEPATIARMSSHLRALVEALVESPTRPLATLPMLAPAERHQLLRAWNDTARPVAAEPVHRLFEAQVRRTPDAIAVTFDGQELTYAELNGRANQLAHYLRARGVLPDVLVGLYVDRSLELLVGVLGILKSGAAYVPLDPALPEDRLELIADEARTPLLLTQESLADQLSHRAAHTLCLDLDWDRVERYPDHDLEGGAKDSHLAYVIFTSGSTGTPKGVLLEHRGLTNTTLACIEALELGPGKRVLQFFSSGFDASVWEIFPTLVSGARLSLARRDDLMPGTSLKTLLAEQAITTVTLTPSVLAQLSPDELPALKVVVAAGEACTPEVVARWKPGRRFLNAYGPTETTICATFSADVDAARPTIGEPITNAQVYVLDAHLEPVPTGLPGELYIGGAGVGRGYLGRPELTADRFVPDPFRGAPGARLYRTGDLVRWLPEGSIEFLGRLDNQVKLRGYRVELGEVEAVLLAHPGVREAVVLVREDSPGLMRMVAYHVGEDSLTAAELRSFLQARLPEYMVPSAFVALPTLPLSSSGKVDKQALPVPETLRAEEDFVGPSTDTERRLAAIWSELLGVERVSVHDSFFDLGGHSLVATQLLSRIRNGFQVELPLRVVFEARTLAEQAARVDALAGHASGADAFPLRPMPRRERMPMSFAQQRLWFLDQLEPGMPFYNIPIAVRVEGALNADALDRAFQEVVRRHESLRTTFHDGEDGPAQVVWPQAMPPLSRMDLRELPEAQRDAQAQRLQEEEARRPFDLARGPLVRATLLWLSEQSHLLLLTMHHIVSDGWSMGVLVREVVSLYGAYRDGQPSPLPELTLQYADYAAWQRQWLREETLETQLGYWRKQLEGAPSSLELPADRPRPAARSYRGGTHVSMMDARLAGNLEALGQREGATLFMVLMAGFQSLLHRYSGQTDLVVGTDVANRNHAETESLIGFFINQLVLRLRMEGDPTFTELLAQAKQVSMDAYAHQDLPFEEVVRAINPDRTTAHAPLFQVKFVLQNMPVSALELPGLKVSAEGGDPATAKLDLTVLVNPRPDGLVITWMYSMDLFDEPTIALLARRFQRLLEGVVAQKGGALRLSQLPLLSEEERKRVLVDWNDTAAPYARRCIHELISEQAARVPDALAVVAGDERLTYAELERKANQLAHWLKALGVGPETRVGLFVERRAHALVGLLGILKAGGAYVALDPAHAHMSERVRHVLNDARVQVIVTEEALANELPSQGEFLVSLDAGDGLLESQPEEAPDSGAVPGNVAYVIYTSGSTGQPKGVCIEHGQLACYVAGVSRRLDLPREMSFASVSTLAADLGHTALFPTLCAGGAVHLVDRRTVSDSALMTAYGREHQVEGLKIVPTHLEALLADEAAQALLPRKRLVLGGDKSEWALVERVHALAPECEVFNHYGPTETTVGVLAQKVERGVRVPGAQTVPLGKPLGNVRVYVLDGYGQPVPPGVPGELFVGGESVGRGYLGRPDLTAERFLPDGFSGVAGARLYRTGDRVRWLEDGRIEFLGRVDHQLKIRGYRVELGEVEAVLAQHAGVGECVVVARDEAGGKQLVAYAVAKPGVTLEEAGLRDHLAARLPDYMVPSAFVVLEALPLTSNGKVDRKALPAPSRVRTETSYTAPRTQTEERLAVLWRELLNVPRVGVHDDFFDLGGHSLLATQVVARVRALFDVQLAVIDLFEAPTLEGLAARIEAGTSSDSPLVTLRKGGESRPFFCVHPVGGSVLGYLELARRLPPEQPFYGLQVPASGGGETVEEMATRYLESVREVQPEGPYLLGGWSLGGRVAYEMARQLEALGEQVGMLVVIDASSQDEGPAEEEWQGVLEFADHLSKLSGVHPRAAEVLQQVDAVELRSLLEGPAPVMPGIEEEACEELRGLWRVFARNRRAARAFVPGSYGGSLVLLRAAEAPPDLEADLGWGRVVRGGVEVLEVPGDHFTLIAMPHVEALAERLTALLERARSGDSFQRVG; from the coding sequence GTGGAGGGAGCGCTGCGAGCGCACCCGGCGGTGAAGGAAGCAGTGGTGGTGGCCAAGGGCCAGGGCGCGGGTGACAAGCGCCTCGTCGCCTACGTCGTCGGTCATGGTCCCGAGCCCCTCGACGTGAGCCCCCTGCGCCAGGCGCTCGGTTCCCGACTGCCCGAGTACATGGTGCCCTCGGCGTTCGTGACGCTGGAGGCGCTGCCGCTGACGTCGAACGGCAAGGTGGATCGCAAGGCCCTGCCGGAGCCGGACGGCGCGCTGCTGGAACGGGCGCGCGAGTACGTGGCGCCACGCACGGACGCGGAGAAGTCGCTGGCGGACGTGTGGACGCAGGTGCTGGGCGCGGAGCGCGTGGGCGTGCACGACAGCTTCTTCGAGCTGGGCGGGCACTCACTCCTCGCCACCCGTGCCATCTCTCGCATCCGCGAGGCGCTGAAGGTGGAGTTGCCCCTCAAGGCCCTCTTCGATGCGCCCACGGTGGCGGAGCTGGCCTCGCTCCTCCAGCGCAGCGCGATGGCTCCGACGACGCAGGCGCCACCGCTGGTCCGCGCGGATCGCTCGGGCCCGCTGCCCCTGTCCTTCGCCCAGCAGCGGCTGTGGTTCCTGGAGCAGCTCGCTCCGGGCGGCTCGCGCTACAACATCCCGGCCGTCTTCCAGCTGGAAGGGGCGCTCGACGTGGCCGCCCTGCGGCACGCGCTCCACGCGCTGCAGCAGCGCCACGAGTCCCTGCGCACCTCCTTCCGGGGAGAGTCCGGACAGGTCTGGCAGGTCATCGCCTCGGAGGTGGAGCCGGTCCTGGAGCTCGTCGACCTGCGCTCCATCCCCGACGCCGAGCGCGAGGCCGAGGCCCTGCGTCAGGCCACGCAGGAGGCCCAGCGGCCCTTCGACCTGGGCCGGAGCCCGCTGCTGCGCACCCTCCTGCTGCGGCTGGGTGAGCACACCCACGTGCTGGTGCTCACCGTGCACCACATCGTCTTCGACGGCTGGTCCACGCAGGTCCTCGTCCGCGACCTCACCGCGCTGTACGACGCCCATCGCCGGGGCCACGAGGCCCCGCTGCCTCCGCTGTCCATGCAGTACGCCGACTACGCGGTGTGGCAGCGCGCGTGGCTCCAGGGCGAGGCCCTGGAGTCGCAGCTCGCGTGGTGGAGGGCCCAGCTCGACGGCGCTCCGCCCGCCCTGGAGCTGCCCACGGACAAGCCCCGTCCGGCCGCGCAGTCCTCTCGTGGCGCCAGCCACCCGGTGTCGCTGCCGCGTGAGCTGGTGGAACGGCTCAAGGCACTCGGTCAGCGCGAGGGCGCCACGCCCTTCATGGTGATGCTCGCCGCCTTCCAGGCCCTGCTGTACCGCTACTCGGGCCAGGACGACATCAGCGTGGGCTCGCCCGGCGCCGGCCGTGGCCAGCTGGAGCTGGAGGGCGTCATCGGCTTCTTCATCAACACCCTGGTGCTGCGCACCCGCATGCCGGGCCCGCTCACGTTCCAGGAGCTGCTCGCCCGCGTGCGCGAGGTGACGCTCGGCGCCCACGCCCACCAGGACGTGCCCTTCGAGCGGCTCGTGGACGAGCTGCGTCCCGAGCGCGACCTCAGCCGCAATCCGCTGTTCCAGGCGTGGTTCGTCCTCAACCCCGAGGAGTCCCTGGCCCACGTCCTGCCAGGCCTCACCCTGCGGCCGCTGGCGCTGGAGGACTCCACCACCCAGTTCGACCTGACGCTGTCGCTCGTCGACTCGCCCGACGGCTTCTCCGGCGCCCTCTCTTACGCCACCGACCTGTTCGAACCGGCCACCATCGCTCGCATGAGCAGCCACCTGCGGGCGCTCGTCGAGGCGCTGGTGGAGTCGCCCACGCGGCCCCTGGCCACGCTGCCGATGCTCGCTCCGGCCGAGCGGCATCAGCTGCTGCGCGCGTGGAACGACACCGCCCGTCCCGTCGCGGCCGAGCCCGTCCACCGCCTCTTCGAGGCCCAGGTGCGCCGCACCCCGGACGCCATCGCCGTCACCTTCGACGGCCAGGAACTCACCTACGCGGAGCTCAACGGCCGCGCGAACCAGCTCGCGCACTACCTGCGCGCGCGCGGCGTGCTGCCCGACGTCCTCGTGGGCCTCTACGTCGACCGCTCGCTGGAGCTGCTGGTGGGCGTGCTCGGCATCCTCAAGTCCGGCGCCGCCTACGTCCCGCTGGATCCCGCCCTGCCCGAGGACCGGCTCGAGCTCATCGCCGACGAGGCCCGCACGCCGCTGCTGCTGACGCAGGAGTCGCTGGCGGATCAGCTCAGCCACCGTGCCGCCCACACCCTGTGCCTGGACCTGGATTGGGATCGCGTGGAGCGCTACCCGGACCATGACCTGGAGGGAGGCGCCAAGGACAGCCATCTCGCCTATGTCATCTTCACCTCCGGCTCCACGGGCACCCCCAAGGGCGTGCTGTTGGAGCACCGCGGGCTGACCAACACCACCCTGGCCTGCATCGAGGCCCTGGAGCTGGGCCCCGGGAAGCGGGTGCTGCAGTTCTTCTCCTCCGGCTTCGACGCGTCCGTCTGGGAGATCTTCCCGACGCTGGTGTCCGGCGCCCGGCTGTCGCTGGCGCGCCGGGATGACCTGATGCCCGGCACGTCCCTGAAGACGCTGCTCGCCGAGCAGGCCATCACCACCGTGACGCTCACCCCGTCGGTGCTGGCCCAGTTGTCGCCCGACGAGCTGCCGGCCCTGAAGGTGGTGGTCGCGGCGGGCGAGGCCTGCACGCCGGAAGTGGTGGCGCGCTGGAAGCCCGGCCGGCGGTTCCTCAACGCCTACGGCCCCACGGAGACCACCATCTGCGCCACCTTCAGCGCGGACGTGGACGCGGCCCGGCCCACCATCGGCGAGCCCATCACCAACGCCCAGGTGTACGTGCTGGATGCGCACCTGGAGCCCGTCCCCACGGGGCTGCCCGGCGAGCTGTACATCGGCGGCGCGGGCGTGGGCCGCGGCTACCTGGGCCGTCCCGAGCTGACCGCGGACCGCTTCGTGCCGGATCCGTTCCGCGGTGCCCCCGGCGCCCGGCTGTACCGCACCGGTGACCTGGTGCGCTGGCTGCCCGAGGGCTCCATCGAGTTCCTGGGACGGCTCGACAACCAGGTGAAGTTGCGCGGCTACCGCGTGGAGCTGGGCGAAGTGGAGGCCGTGCTGCTCGCGCACCCCGGGGTGCGCGAAGCAGTGGTGCTGGTGCGCGAGGACTCGCCGGGCCTGATGCGGATGGTGGCCTACCACGTCGGGGAGGACTCGCTCACCGCGGCCGAGCTGCGGAGCTTCCTCCAGGCGCGGCTGCCCGAGTACATGGTCCCCTCCGCGTTCGTCGCGCTGCCCACGCTGCCGCTGAGCTCCAGCGGCAAGGTGGACAAGCAGGCGCTGCCGGTGCCGGAGACGCTGCGCGCCGAGGAGGACTTCGTCGGGCCGTCCACCGACACGGAGCGGCGGCTCGCCGCCATCTGGAGCGAGCTGCTCGGCGTGGAGCGCGTCAGCGTGCACGACAGCTTCTTCGACCTGGGCGGACACTCGCTGGTGGCCACCCAGCTGCTGTCGCGCATCCGCAACGGCTTCCAGGTGGAGCTGCCCCTGCGCGTCGTCTTCGAGGCCCGCACCCTGGCCGAGCAGGCCGCGCGCGTGGACGCCCTCGCCGGACACGCGAGCGGGGCCGACGCCTTCCCCCTGCGGCCCATGCCGCGGCGGGAGCGCATGCCCATGTCCTTCGCGCAGCAGCGGCTCTGGTTCCTGGATCAGCTGGAGCCGGGGATGCCCTTCTACAACATCCCCATCGCGGTCCGGGTCGAGGGCGCGCTGAACGCCGACGCGCTGGATCGCGCCTTCCAGGAGGTGGTGCGCCGCCATGAATCCCTGCGCACCACGTTCCACGACGGCGAGGACGGTCCGGCCCAGGTGGTGTGGCCCCAGGCGATGCCGCCGCTGTCCCGGATGGACCTGCGCGAGCTTCCGGAAGCGCAGCGCGACGCGCAGGCGCAGCGGCTCCAGGAGGAGGAGGCGCGCCGGCCGTTCGACCTGGCGCGCGGCCCGCTGGTGCGCGCCACGCTGCTGTGGCTGAGCGAGCAGTCGCACCTGCTGCTCCTGACGATGCACCACATCGTCTCGGACGGCTGGTCCATGGGCGTGCTGGTGCGCGAGGTGGTGTCGCTCTACGGGGCCTACCGCGACGGCCAGCCCTCACCCCTGCCGGAGCTGACGCTGCAGTACGCGGACTACGCGGCGTGGCAGCGGCAGTGGCTGCGGGAAGAAACCCTGGAGACGCAGCTCGGCTACTGGCGGAAGCAGCTGGAGGGCGCGCCCTCCTCGCTGGAGCTTCCGGCGGACCGTCCGCGGCCCGCGGCGCGCAGCTACCGGGGCGGGACGCACGTGTCGATGATGGACGCGCGCCTCGCCGGCAACCTGGAGGCGCTGGGCCAGCGCGAGGGCGCCACCCTCTTCATGGTCCTGATGGCGGGCTTCCAGTCCCTGCTGCACCGCTACAGCGGGCAGACCGACCTGGTGGTGGGCACGGACGTGGCCAACCGCAACCACGCGGAGACGGAGTCGCTCATCGGCTTCTTCATCAACCAGCTCGTGCTGCGCCTGCGGATGGAGGGCGACCCGACCTTCACTGAACTGCTGGCGCAGGCGAAGCAGGTGTCGATGGACGCGTACGCGCACCAGGACCTTCCCTTCGAGGAGGTGGTGCGCGCCATCAACCCGGACCGCACCACGGCGCACGCGCCGCTGTTCCAGGTGAAGTTCGTGCTCCAGAACATGCCCGTGTCGGCGCTGGAGCTGCCCGGGCTCAAGGTGAGCGCGGAGGGTGGCGACCCGGCCACCGCGAAGCTGGACCTGACGGTGCTGGTGAACCCCCGGCCCGACGGGCTGGTCATCACCTGGATGTACAGCATGGACCTCTTCGACGAGCCCACCATCGCGCTCCTGGCGCGGCGCTTCCAGCGGCTGCTGGAGGGCGTGGTGGCCCAGAAGGGCGGCGCCCTGCGGCTGTCCCAGCTCCCCCTTCTGTCCGAGGAGGAGCGCAAGCGCGTGCTGGTGGATTGGAACGACACCGCGGCGCCGTACGCGCGGCGGTGCATCCACGAGCTCATCTCCGAGCAGGCGGCGCGCGTGCCGGACGCGCTGGCGGTGGTGGCTGGCGACGAGCGGCTCACCTACGCGGAACTGGAGCGCAAGGCCAACCAGTTGGCGCACTGGCTGAAGGCGCTGGGCGTGGGGCCGGAGACGCGGGTGGGCCTGTTCGTGGAGCGGCGGGCGCACGCGCTGGTGGGCCTGCTGGGCATCCTCAAGGCCGGCGGCGCCTACGTGGCCCTGGACCCGGCGCACGCGCACATGAGCGAGCGCGTGCGGCACGTCCTCAACGACGCGCGGGTGCAGGTCATCGTCACCGAGGAGGCGCTGGCCAACGAGCTGCCGTCGCAGGGTGAGTTCCTGGTCAGCCTGGACGCCGGGGACGGGCTGCTGGAGTCCCAGCCGGAGGAGGCGCCGGACAGCGGCGCGGTGCCGGGCAACGTGGCCTACGTCATCTACACGTCGGGAAGCACGGGGCAGCCCAAGGGCGTGTGCATCGAGCACGGCCAGCTCGCCTGCTACGTGGCGGGCGTGAGCCGGAGGCTGGACCTGCCGCGGGAGATGAGCTTCGCGTCGGTGTCCACGCTGGCGGCGGACCTGGGGCACACCGCGCTCTTCCCCACGCTCTGCGCGGGCGGGGCGGTGCACCTGGTGGACCGGCGGACCGTCTCTGACTCGGCGCTGATGACGGCGTACGGGCGCGAGCACCAGGTGGAGGGCTTGAAGATCGTCCCGACGCACCTGGAGGCGCTGCTGGCGGACGAGGCCGCCCAGGCGCTGCTGCCTCGCAAGCGGCTGGTGCTGGGCGGCGACAAGTCGGAGTGGGCCCTGGTGGAGCGGGTGCACGCGCTCGCGCCGGAGTGCGAGGTGTTCAACCACTACGGCCCCACGGAGACGACGGTGGGCGTGCTCGCGCAGAAGGTGGAGCGCGGCGTGCGCGTGCCCGGGGCGCAGACGGTGCCGCTGGGCAAGCCCCTGGGCAACGTGCGGGTGTACGTGCTGGACGGGTATGGCCAGCCGGTGCCCCCGGGCGTGCCGGGCGAGCTGTTCGTCGGCGGCGAGAGCGTGGGCCGCGGCTACCTGGGCCGGCCGGACCTGACGGCGGAGCGCTTCCTGCCGGACGGCTTCAGCGGCGTGGCCGGTGCCAGGCTGTACCGCACCGGGGACCGGGTGCGGTGGCTGGAGGATGGCCGCATCGAGTTCCTCGGCCGCGTGGACCACCAGCTCAAGATTCGCGGCTACCGCGTGGAGCTGGGCGAGGTGGAGGCGGTGCTGGCGCAACATGCCGGCGTGGGCGAGTGCGTGGTGGTGGCGCGCGACGAGGCCGGCGGAAAGCAGCTGGTGGCGTACGCGGTGGCGAAGCCGGGCGTCACCCTGGAGGAAGCGGGGCTGCGCGACCACCTGGCGGCCCGGCTGCCGGACTACATGGTGCCGTCGGCCTTCGTGGTGCTGGAAGCGCTGCCGCTGACGTCCAACGGCAAGGTGGACCGCAAGGCGCTCCCGGCGCCGTCGCGCGTGCGGACGGAGACGTCCTATACCGCCCCGCGCACGCAGACGGAGGAACGGCTGGCGGTGCTCTGGCGGGAGCTGCTCAACGTGCCGCGCGTGGGCGTGCACGATGACTTCTTCGACCTGGGAGGCCACTCGCTGCTGGCCACGCAGGTGGTGGCGCGCGTGCGGGCGCTGTTCGACGTCCAGCTCGCGGTCATCGACCTCTTCGAGGCGCCGACGCTGGAAGGACTGGCGGCGCGCATCGAGGCGGGCACGTCGTCGGACTCGCCGCTGGTGACGCTGCGCAAGGGCGGTGAGTCCCGTCCCTTCTTCTGCGTGCACCCGGTGGGTGGCAGCGTGCTCGGCTACCTGGAGCTGGCGCGGCGCCTGCCGCCGGAGCAGCCCTTCTACGGGTTGCAGGTGCCGGCGAGCGGAGGCGGCGAGACGGTGGAGGAGATGGCCACCCGCTACCTGGAGTCCGTGCGCGAGGTGCAGCCGGAAGGGCCGTACCTGCTGGGCGGCTGGTCACTGGGCGGACGCGTCGCGTACGAGATGGCGCGGCAGCTCGAGGCCCTGGGCGAGCAGGTGGGGATGCTGGTCGTCATCGACGCGAGCAGCCAGGACGAGGGCCCGGCCGAGGAGGAGTGGCAGGGCGTGCTCGAGTTCGCGGACCACCTGTCGAAGCTGTCGGGCGTGCACCCGCGCGCGGCCGAGGTGCTCCAGCAGGTGGACGCGGTGGAGCTGCGCTCCCTGCTGGAGGGGCCGGCCCCCGTCATGCCGGGCATCGAGGAGGAGGCGTGCGAGGAGCTGCGCGGGCTGTGGCGCGTGTTCGCGCGAAACCGGCGGGCCGCTCGGGCCTTCGTGCCCGGGTCCTATGGAGGCTCGCTGGTGCTGCTGCGGGCCGCCGAGGCGCCTCCGGACCTGGAGGCGGACCTGGGCTGGGGCAGGGTGGTGCGGGGCGGGGTGGAGGTGCTCGAAGTGCCGGGCGACCACTTCACCCTCATCGCCATGCCGCACGTGGAGGCGTTGGCCGAGCGCCTCACGGCCTTGCTGGAGCGGGCCCGATCCGGGGACTCGTTCCAGCGGGTCGGGTAG
- a CDS encoding nucleotidyltransferase domain-containing protein, which translates to MDEELPLVGFTEDMNLNAVFFGFLGLFQMVFPGRLQACYLLGSHATSEAVGESDIDLTLVFKGRFQPGERRRYEHFRRHVSPLSPLSLDANAVEEEQLLEEGAVNLKKTSLLLMGEDLRERIPLMPLDAWIRYCMHRPYVFMERARARAEGEPLRFPLIYPDPRGELYGYDHREVLDAQGRSHRGFKELVTLACRLATAEVAVKAGGYTYSKREAIEAHRELVNDAWTPLYEQIYAARKRWGYRVPEAAEDVAHLRSLCAGMLEAENHFLGLYKGFLLEELRRGAVKDRVLAAQRLGEIAYPGDEVPAALRALAQAPEEELREAATESLRRLGPSGT; encoded by the coding sequence ATGGATGAAGAGCTGCCGCTGGTGGGCTTCACGGAGGACATGAACCTCAACGCCGTCTTCTTCGGCTTCCTGGGGTTGTTCCAGATGGTGTTCCCGGGCCGCCTCCAGGCCTGCTACCTGCTGGGGAGCCACGCGACGAGCGAAGCCGTGGGCGAGAGCGATATCGACCTGACGCTCGTCTTCAAGGGCCGGTTCCAGCCGGGAGAGCGGCGGCGCTACGAGCACTTCCGCCGGCACGTGAGCCCGCTGAGCCCGCTGTCGCTGGACGCGAACGCGGTGGAGGAGGAGCAGCTGCTGGAGGAGGGCGCCGTCAACCTCAAGAAGACGTCGCTGCTGCTCATGGGCGAGGACCTCCGGGAGCGCATCCCGCTGATGCCGCTGGACGCGTGGATCCGCTACTGCATGCACCGGCCCTACGTCTTCATGGAGCGCGCCCGGGCCCGCGCCGAGGGCGAGCCCCTGCGCTTCCCGCTCATCTACCCGGACCCGCGCGGCGAGCTCTACGGCTACGACCACCGCGAGGTGCTGGATGCCCAGGGCCGGTCGCACCGGGGCTTCAAGGAGCTGGTCACCCTGGCCTGCCGGCTGGCGACGGCCGAGGTGGCGGTGAAGGCGGGCGGGTACACGTATTCCAAGCGCGAGGCCATCGAGGCGCACCGCGAGCTCGTCAACGACGCGTGGACGCCCCTGTACGAGCAGATCTACGCGGCCCGCAAGCGCTGGGGCTACCGGGTGCCGGAGGCCGCCGAGGACGTGGCGCACCTGCGGTCGCTCTGCGCGGGCATGTTGGAGGCGGAGAATCATTTCCTGGGGCTCTACAAGGGCTTCCTGCTGGAGGAACTGCGGCGTGGAGCGGTGAAGGACCGGGTGCTGGCGGCCCAGCGGCTGGGGGAGATCGCCTACCCGGGTGATGAAGTGCCCGCGGCGCTGCGGGCCCTCGCGCAGGCCCCGGAAGAGGAGCTGCGCGAGGCGGCGACGGAGTCGCTTCGTCGCCTGGGCCCGTCCGGCACCTGA
- the hppD gene encoding 4-hydroxyphenylpyruvate dioxygenase encodes MKNVAVDEIEYIELCVGDLLQSTRFFTDALNFRRVAEGGPETGLEAQRCVLMQQGRCRVLLTQGLTPESPTSEYVQRHGDGVRDIALRTPDLVATYAHVIERGAHPVREPAILQDGHGRRVLKATVQAMGDVVHSLIEREGPWEGFLPPGLRAVDAPHAPAKELFSGLDHVAICLTPGTLDAMVRFYTEAFGFRQSHEENVKTHGSGMNSKVVQSPSGRICFPMQEPISHENPGQIGEFLARHGGPGVQHLAMLSPDIVASARQLRTQGIEFLDIPAAYYDRLEGRLGPIPLDLGPLREMGILVDRDAWGLLLQSFTRSVHPRQTLFFEAVERKDARGFGGANIRALYEAVEHELSRAQS; translated from the coding sequence ATGAAGAACGTGGCCGTCGATGAGATTGAGTACATCGAGTTGTGCGTTGGAGATCTCCTCCAGTCGACCCGCTTCTTCACCGACGCGCTGAACTTCCGTCGCGTCGCGGAAGGCGGTCCGGAGACGGGGCTCGAGGCGCAGCGCTGCGTGCTGATGCAGCAGGGCCGCTGCCGGGTGCTGCTGACGCAGGGGCTCACCCCCGAGTCGCCCACGTCCGAGTACGTCCAGCGTCACGGTGACGGCGTGCGGGACATCGCGCTGCGCACCCCGGACCTGGTGGCCACCTACGCGCACGTCATCGAGCGCGGCGCCCATCCGGTGCGCGAGCCCGCCATCCTCCAGGACGGCCACGGTCGCCGCGTGCTGAAGGCCACCGTGCAGGCCATGGGCGACGTGGTGCACTCGCTCATCGAGCGCGAGGGGCCCTGGGAGGGCTTCCTGCCCCCGGGCCTGCGCGCGGTGGACGCGCCTCATGCTCCGGCGAAGGAGCTGTTCTCCGGCCTGGACCACGTGGCCATCTGCCTGACCCCGGGCACGCTGGACGCCATGGTGCGCTTCTACACGGAGGCCTTCGGCTTCCGGCAGTCGCACGAGGAGAACGTCAAGACCCACGGCAGCGGGATGAACTCCAAGGTGGTGCAGAGCCCCTCCGGGCGCATCTGCTTCCCCATGCAGGAGCCCATCTCCCACGAGAACCCGGGGCAGATTGGCGAGTTCCTCGCGCGCCACGGCGGACCGGGCGTGCAGCACCTGGCCATGCTCTCCCCGGACATCGTCGCCAGCGCGCGGCAGCTCCGGACGCAGGGCATCGAGTTCCTGGACATCCCGGCGGCCTACTACGACCGGCTCGAGGGGCGGCTCGGCCCCATTCCGCTGGACCTGGGCCCGCTGCGTGAGATGGGCATCCTGGTGGACCGGGACGCGTGGGGCCTGCTGTTGCAGTCCTTCACGCGCTCGGTGCACCCGAGGCAGACGCTCTTCTTCGAGGCCGTGGAGCGCAAGGACGCACGCGGCTTCGGCGGCGCCAACATCCGCGCCCTCTACGAGGCCGTGGAGCACGAGCTGAGCCGGGCCCAGTCCTGA